ACAGGGTTGAGACCAGTTCTTCCATTTTTTCGGCGCTGAGAGCCATGCATTTCTCCTTTCCGCATTGACGGTATACCCTTAGGCATCCGCTCCATTGGCTTGTGGTGAGGCTTGGGCGTCGGTCTGCTCCTGCCTGGCATTGAGGACACGGGCCAGTTGGGAGGCTGGAGCGGCCAGCACACCGGCCAGTTGCGTGGCGGGCTGAGACAGGAGGCCGAGCAGCTGCGCCCGGAGCGCATCTCGGCTCGGCAGGCTGGCCAGGGCCTCAATCTGGGTGGCGTCCAGGAACTGTCCTTCGGTGACGCCGCCTTTAATCGTCAGTTGTTCATGCTCTTTGGCGTAGCGGGTCACGGCTTTGGCCAAGTCAACCGCCTCGCCATAGCCGAGCACCAGACCGTTTTGGCCCGTGAGCAGCTCTTTGAGCGAGAGATACGGCGTTCCCTCGACCGCCAAGGACACCAGACTATTTTTTGCGACCCGGTACCGCCCGCCGACCTCTCTCAACTCACGTCGCAAGGCGTCTAACTCAGCCACGCTGAGGCCCTTATATTCGGCGACGACCGCAGTCTGTACATCCCGAAAGACCCCGTGCAAGTCGGCAACAGCCTGTTCTTTCTCGTGACGCTCCATAATGATTCGCTCTCCCGTCGTGTCGAGGCACTCTGAGTTTGAGAGACAGGACTCAGCCGCGCTGTACCGTCGAAGGGTCCACTCGCACACCAGGTCCCATAGTGGTAGCGACGCACACGCTTTGGAGGTAGGTCCCCCGTGCGGAAGCCGGCTTAGCCCGAACCAAACCCTCGATCAGCGAGCTGGCATTTTCGAGCAGCTGTTGCTCGCTGAACGACGCCTTTCCGACCGGGACGTGGATATTGCCGACTTTATCGACCCGATACTCGACCTTTCCGCCCTTCAGATCCTGAATGGTCTGCCCAACCTCCATGGTCACCGTCCCGACTTTGGGGTTGGGCATCAGGCCCCGGGGTCCGAGGATTTTTCCAATCCGGCCGACCACACTCATCATGTCTGGCGTGGCCACCGCCTTGTCAAACTCAAGCCAGCCTTCATCGGTGATGCGCGCGACTAACTCCTCGGCCCCGACAACATCGGCACCCGCCTCTTCGGCTTCGCGAGCTTTGTCTCCTTTGGCAAAGA
This region of Desulfurellaceae bacterium genomic DNA includes:
- the rplJ gene encoding 50S ribosomal protein L10, producing the protein MERHEKEQAVADLHGVFRDVQTAVVAEYKGLSVAELDALRRELREVGGRYRVAKNSLVSLAVEGTPYLSLKELLTGQNGLVLGYGEAVDLAKAVTRYAKEHEQLTIKGGVTEGQFLDATQIEALASLPSRDALRAQLLGLLSQPATQLAGVLAAPASQLARVLNARQEQTDAQASPQANGADA
- the rplA gene encoding 50S ribosomal protein L1, with translation MAKKSKGYRAAVEKVDREQRYPLPRAVALVKETARAKFDETVEVAVRLGVDPRKADQNVRGTVVLPHGTGKSVRVAVFAKGDKAREAEEAGADVVGAEELVARITDEGWLEFDKAVATPDMMSVVGRIGKILGPRGLMPNPKVGTVTMEVGQTIQDLKGGKVEYRVDKVGNIHVPVGKASFSEQQLLENASSLIEGLVRAKPASARGTYLQSVCVATTMGPGVRVDPSTVQRG